The Arthrobacter russicus genome has a segment encoding these proteins:
- the leuS gene encoding leucine--tRNA ligase: MSQNTSQTEADVQDGNSYDIASIEAKWLPRWDEAEIFAPSDDGSKERRYVCDMFPYPSGDLHMGHAEAFALGDVVARYLKLKGFDVLHPVGWDSFGLPAENAAIKRNAHPAEWTYANIDTQAASFRRYATSVDWSRRLQTSDPEYYRWTQWLFLRFYERGLAYRKNSPVNWCPKDQTVLANEQVINGACERCGTPVTKKNLNQWYFKITDYADRLLDDMAELEGHWPERVLAMQRNWIGRSQGAHVDFAIDGMTDPETGEAKKVTVFTTRPDTLFGATFFVVAADAALSSELVDPEHRAALAAYQEQVKKLSDIERQATDREKTGVFLGRYAVNPINGQLLPVWAADYVLADYGTGAIMAVPAHDQRDLDFARAFGLPVTVVVQTGAEDPAETGIAAVGDGLLVNSGPLDGLPKAEAIPAAIELVAAAGTGEATTNFRLRDWLLSRQRFWGAPIPIIHCAECGEVPVPDDQLPVKLPEDLRGEQLAPKGTSPLASVADWVNVACPACGGTATRDTDTMDTFVDSSWYYLRYTSPGYTEGPFDPAAADRWMGVDQYVGGVEHAILHLLYSRFFVKVLNDMGLLKANEPFKALLNQGQVLNGGKAMSKSLGNGVDLSEQLSQFGVDAVRLTMIFASPPEDDVDWADVSPAGSAKFLARAWRLAQDVDSAPGTDPAAGDPALRAITHRTVAEAGALMDAHKFNVVVAKLMELVNASRKAIDSGPGAQDPAVREAAAAVAVLLSLFAPYTAEDMWERLGGTGFVAQASWPAVEESLLVQSTVTAVVQIQGKVRDRLEVPAEVTEDELRQLALASANVQRALDGRDIRTVIVRAPKLVNIVPA, from the coding sequence ATGAGTCAGAACACCAGCCAAACCGAGGCTGATGTCCAGGACGGCAACAGCTACGACATCGCCTCGATCGAAGCGAAATGGCTGCCCCGCTGGGATGAAGCCGAGATCTTCGCGCCGAGCGATGACGGCAGCAAGGAACGGCGTTACGTCTGCGACATGTTCCCTTACCCATCGGGCGATCTGCACATGGGACACGCCGAAGCCTTCGCGCTGGGCGATGTGGTGGCACGCTATTTGAAGCTGAAAGGCTTCGATGTGCTGCACCCGGTCGGCTGGGATTCGTTCGGCCTGCCGGCGGAGAATGCCGCGATCAAACGCAATGCGCATCCTGCCGAGTGGACCTATGCCAACATCGACACCCAAGCGGCGTCCTTCAGACGCTATGCGACCAGCGTGGATTGGTCCCGCCGGCTGCAGACCTCCGATCCGGAGTACTACCGGTGGACCCAGTGGCTGTTCCTGCGCTTCTACGAACGCGGATTGGCCTACCGGAAGAACTCGCCGGTCAATTGGTGCCCCAAAGACCAGACCGTGCTGGCGAACGAACAGGTGATCAACGGCGCTTGCGAACGCTGTGGCACACCGGTCACCAAGAAGAACCTCAACCAGTGGTATTTCAAGATCACCGACTATGCGGACCGGCTGCTCGACGACATGGCCGAGCTGGAAGGCCACTGGCCCGAGCGGGTCCTGGCGATGCAGCGCAACTGGATTGGCCGTTCGCAGGGCGCGCATGTCGACTTCGCGATCGACGGGATGACCGATCCGGAAACCGGAGAGGCCAAGAAGGTCACGGTTTTCACGACCCGGCCGGACACGTTGTTCGGAGCCACGTTCTTCGTGGTCGCGGCCGATGCCGCACTGTCCAGCGAACTGGTCGATCCGGAGCACCGGGCCGCATTGGCGGCGTACCAGGAGCAGGTCAAGAAGCTCTCCGACATCGAGCGGCAAGCCACCGATCGGGAAAAGACCGGGGTCTTTTTGGGCCGCTACGCGGTAAATCCGATCAATGGCCAGTTGCTGCCGGTTTGGGCCGCCGACTACGTCCTGGCCGACTACGGCACCGGCGCGATCATGGCAGTTCCGGCGCACGACCAACGGGACTTGGACTTCGCCCGCGCCTTCGGCCTGCCGGTGACGGTCGTGGTGCAGACCGGTGCCGAGGATCCCGCCGAAACCGGGATCGCCGCCGTCGGCGATGGCTTGCTGGTGAACTCCGGGCCGCTTGACGGATTGCCGAAAGCCGAGGCGATTCCCGCTGCGATCGAGCTGGTGGCGGCAGCCGGTACCGGCGAAGCGACGACGAACTTCCGGTTGCGGGATTGGCTGTTGAGCCGCCAGCGGTTCTGGGGTGCGCCGATTCCGATCATCCATTGCGCCGAATGCGGCGAGGTGCCGGTTCCGGACGATCAACTGCCGGTGAAACTGCCGGAGGATCTGCGTGGCGAGCAATTGGCGCCGAAGGGGACGTCTCCCTTGGCATCGGTCGCGGACTGGGTCAACGTGGCCTGCCCGGCGTGCGGCGGCACCGCCACCCGGGACACCGATACGATGGACACTTTTGTCGATTCGTCCTGGTATTACCTGCGTTATACCTCGCCGGGATACACCGAGGGTCCCTTCGACCCGGCTGCGGCCGACCGCTGGATGGGGGTCGACCAATACGTCGGCGGGGTGGAGCACGCGATTCTGCATCTGCTCTACAGCCGGTTCTTCGTCAAGGTGCTCAACGACATGGGGCTGCTGAAGGCCAACGAGCCGTTCAAAGCCTTGTTGAACCAAGGCCAGGTGCTCAATGGCGGCAAAGCCATGAGCAAGTCGCTGGGCAACGGCGTGGATCTGTCCGAACAGCTCTCGCAGTTCGGCGTGGACGCGGTCCGACTGACCATGATCTTCGCTTCGCCGCCGGAAGACGACGTGGATTGGGCCGATGTTTCGCCGGCCGGTTCGGCGAAGTTCCTGGCCCGGGCCTGGCGGCTGGCGCAGGACGTCGATTCGGCTCCCGGCACCGATCCGGCGGCTGGCGACCCGGCATTGCGCGCGATCACGCACCGAACGGTCGCCGAGGCCGGTGCCCTGATGGACGCGCACAAATTCAACGTGGTCGTGGCGAAACTCATGGAACTGGTCAATGCCTCGCGCAAGGCGATCGACTCGGGTCCCGGGGCGCAGGACCCGGCAGTGCGCGAGGCCGCTGCGGCGGTTGCGGTGCTGCTGAGCTTGTTCGCACCGTACACCGCGGAAGACATGTGGGAGCGGCTGGGCGGAACCGGCTTCGTGGCACAGGCGAGTTGGCCGGCGGTCGAGGAAAGCCTGCTGGTTCAATCCACGGTGACCGCCGTGGTGCAGATCCAGGGCAAAGTGCGGGATCGGCTCGAAGTGCCGGCAGAGGTGACCGAAGACGAACTGCGCCAGCTGGCCCTGGCCTCGGCCAACGTGCAACGGGCGCTCGACGGCCGGGACATCCGCACGGTCATCGTGCGCGCGCCGAAACTGGTGAATATTGTCCCGGCTTAG
- a CDS encoding DegV family protein — MSDASSAFGWLRKRLAELRGAGARDEPLLPRVAVVTDSAAALPEEVQQAFAAGALTVVPMPVMVDGEIFSEGDAELGERLSLALAAGKPVKTSRPSPGQFEQVYQSLADQGFDAVVSVHISAELSGTVDAARLAARRVAIPVEVLDSRTVAMAMGFGVRAALVAAAAGGGSAAVAETARQALAGSKVFFYVPSLEQLRRGGRIGNAASWLGTVLAIKPLLSVADGRVVPLERVRSASRAIARVEELAREELGLRTRPTSVAVHDFGNREQALELLAKIEDSAAPTEIFISDLPSVLAAHVGLGVLAVVISDLNGPLDPDIGPPQPSE; from the coding sequence GTGAGCGACGCTTCCTCCGCCTTCGGCTGGCTGCGCAAGCGGCTCGCCGAACTGCGCGGTGCCGGCGCCCGGGACGAGCCACTGCTTCCCCGGGTCGCCGTGGTCACCGATTCGGCGGCCGCGCTGCCGGAGGAGGTGCAACAGGCTTTCGCCGCGGGAGCCCTGACCGTGGTCCCGATGCCGGTGATGGTCGACGGCGAAATCTTCAGCGAAGGCGATGCCGAGCTCGGCGAACGGCTGAGCCTGGCCCTGGCTGCCGGGAAACCGGTGAAGACCTCCAGGCCTTCACCGGGGCAATTCGAGCAGGTGTACCAGTCGTTGGCCGACCAGGGGTTCGACGCCGTGGTCTCCGTGCACATTTCGGCTGAGCTTTCCGGCACCGTCGACGCCGCTCGACTGGCGGCCCGGCGGGTCGCGATCCCGGTCGAAGTCCTGGACTCCCGCACCGTGGCCATGGCCATGGGTTTCGGCGTCCGGGCCGCTTTGGTGGCTGCTGCGGCCGGCGGCGGCAGCGCTGCGGTGGCGGAGACTGCGCGGCAGGCACTGGCCGGCAGCAAGGTGTTTTTCTACGTCCCGTCCTTGGAACAGCTGCGCCGGGGCGGCCGGATCGGGAATGCGGCGTCATGGCTCGGCACGGTGTTGGCGATCAAGCCGTTGCTCAGCGTTGCCGACGGCCGGGTGGTGCCGCTGGAACGAGTCCGCTCCGCCAGCCGGGCGATCGCCCGGGTGGAAGAACTGGCGCGGGAAGAACTCGGCTTGCGGACCAGGCCGACCAGCGTGGCGGTCCATGATTTCGGCAATCGGGAGCAGGCACTTGAACTGCTCGCCAAGATCGAGGACTCGGCGGCGCCGACGGAAATCTTCATCAGTGATCTGCCGTCGGTACTGGCGGCCCACGTGGGACTCGGCGTTTTGGCAGTGGTGATCAGCGACCTGAATGGGCCACTGGATCCGGACATCGGTCCTCCACAGCCAAGCGAATAA
- a CDS encoding helix-hairpin-helix domain-containing protein, with product MARRIKNLATAARMAELFPVPGDPSAPSPEPAVAAQTDTEAAVGYRERYEFPEPAGPELKRQALRLRVTWAATASVIVLALVIGAGVLWLGAGTGFGSAAPSVVEQPVPAVAIPAQGRNRTTPGSETGQVGSGQDAGNLLIVHIAGSVAKPGIVRMAPGSRLFEALEAAGGALPDAALVTVNLAAELQDGMQVLVPSAAEAAANPQAAVPSSPGGAALGRPGPVNLNRASIEELLALPRIGPVTAQRILEWRAANGRFRSVDDLAAVDGIGMKTLELLRSLLVV from the coding sequence ATGGCTCGGCGGATCAAGAACCTCGCAACGGCTGCCCGGATGGCAGAGCTTTTCCCGGTGCCCGGAGACCCGTCGGCGCCGAGCCCGGAGCCGGCGGTGGCCGCGCAAACCGACACCGAAGCGGCGGTGGGCTACCGGGAGCGGTACGAATTCCCGGAACCGGCAGGCCCCGAGCTGAAACGGCAGGCGTTGCGGCTGCGGGTGACCTGGGCGGCGACCGCCTCGGTCATCGTGCTGGCCCTGGTGATCGGCGCCGGCGTCCTCTGGCTGGGAGCCGGGACCGGATTCGGGTCGGCGGCCCCGAGCGTGGTCGAGCAGCCGGTTCCGGCGGTGGCGATTCCTGCCCAGGGCCGTAACCGAACCACTCCGGGCTCCGAGACCGGCCAGGTCGGCTCCGGCCAGGACGCCGGGAATCTCCTGATCGTGCACATCGCGGGTTCGGTGGCCAAACCGGGCATCGTCCGGATGGCACCCGGGAGCAGGTTGTTCGAAGCCCTGGAAGCCGCGGGCGGGGCGCTTCCGGACGCGGCTTTGGTGACCGTCAATCTGGCCGCTGAACTGCAAGACGGTATGCAGGTCCTGGTGCCGAGTGCCGCCGAGGCGGCGGCGAACCCGCAGGCCGCCGTCCCCTCATCACCAGGTGGTGCGGCGCTGGGCCGCCCCGGCCCGGTCAACCTCAACCGGGCGAGCATCGAGGAACTCCTGGCGTTGCCCCGGATCGGACCGGTGACCGCGCAACGGATCCTCGAATGGCGTGCCGCCAACGGGCGGTTCCGGTCGGTCGACGATTTGGCTGCCGTCGACGGCATCGGGATGAAGACCTTGGAATTATTGCGGTCCCTGCTGGTGGTCTGA
- a CDS encoding ComEC/Rec2 family competence protein — MAVQHSPRWTDLRLLPVTAMVWLTSWFGIRLNATLAVVSGLLMLGLASGVVLWHFGFAVRAAGIRIAAGIRIAERRRPKVTAAVVLSLSLGGIAMLSGYGQAAQREADPLHRIAEQRMLLPVIVEFLESPRNSGVPGKVSVLGRVSQAGLMGQEVAGGLRVEISAGSEWSGFRRGDVVRTVGAFRLSESGEAVTARMSVRGPAQRIAEPPLATAWQSELRERFSDASQSVWGEWLPDAAALLPGIVFGDRSRQSADLLDAMKTTGLTHLTAVSGTNCSIVLVGLLLFARSCRLPRFWSAGLAAVGLFGFVSLVGPDPSVLRAASMGSLGVLALLCGRAGQAGPLLCAAGTALLLIDPWLSGSFGFVLSVLATAGLIALGPPLRLWLGRWLPDWFAVLLSIPLAAQLAVAPVIVLLQPALASYAVPANLFAGPVVAWSTVLGMLGLLLLALAPWAAAGLIGLAGLGAAWIALVARFFQGIPGAALPWWEGWPGVLAMAALSGSILVLLAVFGGTPAFRQRLSAGAARLSDAGLLPDVVLLRKGIVWFRRSLGWTLAAAGAMFLGGSAAALVLGSLIPLPP, encoded by the coding sequence GTGGCCGTTCAGCATTCGCCGCGTTGGACGGATCTGCGATTGCTGCCGGTCACTGCAATGGTCTGGCTGACGAGTTGGTTCGGGATCCGGTTGAACGCCACGTTGGCGGTCGTTTCGGGTTTGCTCATGCTGGGATTGGCCTCCGGCGTGGTGCTCTGGCATTTCGGTTTCGCCGTCCGTGCTGCTGGAATCCGGATCGCTGCCGGAATCCGGATCGCTGAGCGACGTCGGCCGAAGGTGACCGCGGCCGTCGTACTCAGCCTGAGCCTGGGCGGCATCGCGATGCTGTCCGGGTACGGGCAGGCTGCGCAACGGGAGGCGGACCCGTTGCACCGGATTGCCGAGCAACGGATGTTGCTTCCGGTCATTGTGGAATTCCTGGAAAGCCCGCGCAACTCCGGTGTGCCCGGCAAGGTCTCGGTCCTGGGCCGGGTGTCGCAGGCCGGATTGATGGGCCAGGAAGTCGCCGGCGGCCTCAGGGTCGAGATCAGTGCCGGCTCCGAGTGGTCCGGTTTCCGGCGCGGTGACGTAGTGCGCACCGTGGGCGCGTTCAGGCTGAGCGAGTCCGGCGAGGCCGTGACGGCCAGAATGTCCGTACGGGGTCCGGCGCAGCGGATCGCCGAGCCTCCGCTGGCCACTGCCTGGCAGTCCGAGCTGCGGGAGCGGTTTTCCGACGCCTCCCAGTCGGTCTGGGGCGAGTGGCTGCCGGATGCGGCGGCACTGCTGCCGGGGATCGTGTTCGGCGACCGGAGCCGGCAAAGCGCCGATCTGCTCGACGCCATGAAGACCACCGGGCTCACTCATCTGACTGCGGTCAGCGGTACGAATTGCAGTATCGTGCTGGTCGGATTGCTGCTATTCGCCCGGAGCTGCCGGTTGCCGAGATTCTGGAGCGCGGGTCTGGCCGCCGTGGGGCTGTTCGGCTTCGTGAGCTTGGTCGGCCCGGATCCGAGCGTGCTGCGCGCGGCGAGCATGGGATCCCTGGGTGTGCTGGCCCTGCTCTGCGGACGCGCCGGTCAGGCGGGCCCGCTGTTGTGCGCGGCGGGCACAGCGCTGCTCCTGATCGACCCCTGGCTCTCCGGAAGCTTCGGATTCGTCCTGTCGGTGCTGGCTACCGCCGGATTGATCGCGCTCGGGCCGCCCTTGCGGCTCTGGCTGGGTCGATGGCTGCCGGACTGGTTCGCGGTTCTGCTTTCGATCCCGTTGGCAGCCCAATTGGCGGTGGCCCCGGTGATCGTGCTGCTGCAACCGGCGCTGGCCAGCTATGCGGTGCCCGCGAACCTGTTCGCCGGGCCGGTGGTGGCCTGGAGCACAGTGCTCGGAATGCTGGGCTTGCTGCTGCTCGCCTTGGCGCCGTGGGCGGCCGCTGGACTGATCGGGCTTGCCGGACTGGGCGCCGCGTGGATTGCGCTGGTTGCCCGCTTCTTCCAGGGGATTCCGGGGGCAGCCCTGCCGTGGTGGGAAGGCTGGCCCGGTGTCTTGGCGATGGCGGCGCTGTCCGGCAGCATCCTGGTGCTGCTTGCGGTCTTCGGCGGCACTCCGGCGTTCCGGCAACGGCTTTCGGCCGGTGCCGCCCGGCTGTCCGACGCCGGACTGCTGCCTGACGTCGTCCTGCTACGCAAGGGGATCGTCTGGTTTCGCAGGTCGCTGGGTTGGACGCTGGCGGCTGCGGGGGCGATGTTCCTGGGCGGATCGGCGGCCGCCTTGGTGCTCGGCTCGCTGATTCCGCTGCCGCCATGA
- the holA gene encoding DNA polymerase III subunit delta, producing MPASKSSSAKPAANTVSWRAIPAAPIILIQGPEEYIAYRALDAVRAAARAQHPDLELTRIDASSYAVGALAMATSPSLFGEPKLLEISSLASMSDAFLTDMLEYLAAPEADCTLALHHGGGVRGKKLLDALKAAGFPVVECQPLKKDAEKADFVVAEFRAAGKRIDQEAVRALVAALGSQLSELAAACSQLIADVEGPVSADLVDKYYGGRVEATAFKVADAAVAGNGAVALSSLRHALATGVDPVPLVAALAMKVRGVAKVHGVRGSSAGLAKELGMAPWQVDQARREAERWSGEGLAEAVRALALADAQVKGAGRDPVYAVERAVTIIATAARGR from the coding sequence GTGCCAGCATCGAAAAGCAGCAGTGCCAAGCCAGCCGCCAACACGGTGAGTTGGCGGGCCATCCCAGCAGCTCCGATCATTTTGATCCAGGGGCCGGAAGAGTACATCGCGTACCGGGCACTGGATGCGGTGCGCGCTGCGGCCCGAGCGCAGCACCCGGATCTGGAACTGACCCGGATCGATGCTTCGAGTTACGCCGTCGGAGCCCTGGCCATGGCCACCAGCCCCTCACTGTTCGGCGAGCCGAAGCTTTTGGAAATCAGCTCCTTGGCGAGCATGAGCGACGCCTTCTTGACGGACATGCTGGAATATCTCGCGGCACCGGAAGCCGATTGCACGTTGGCCTTGCACCACGGCGGAGGGGTTCGCGGCAAAAAGCTGCTGGACGCGCTCAAGGCGGCTGGTTTTCCGGTGGTGGAATGCCAACCGCTGAAGAAAGACGCTGAAAAGGCAGATTTCGTGGTCGCCGAGTTCCGGGCTGCCGGGAAACGGATCGATCAAGAAGCAGTGCGTGCCCTGGTAGCTGCTCTGGGCTCGCAGCTTTCCGAGCTCGCCGCGGCCTGCAGCCAGTTGATCGCCGATGTGGAAGGCCCGGTCAGTGCCGATCTGGTCGACAAATATTACGGTGGCCGGGTCGAGGCGACGGCATTCAAAGTCGCAGACGCCGCGGTAGCCGGAAACGGCGCCGTCGCGTTGTCCAGTCTGCGTCACGCATTGGCTACCGGCGTCGATCCGGTTCCACTGGTAGCTGCCTTGGCGATGAAGGTCCGCGGGGTGGCCAAAGTGCACGGCGTGCGCGGCAGCTCGGCGGGACTGGCCAAAGAATTGGGGATGGCACCCTGGCAAGTCGACCAGGCGCGCCGGGAGGCGGAGCGGTGGAGCGGCGAGGGCTTGGCCGAAGCGGTGCGGGCTTTGGCGCTTGCCGACGCCCAGGTCAAAGGGGCCGGCCGGGATCCGGTGTACGCGGTGGAACGCGCCGTCACGATCATCGCAACTGCGGCGCGCGGTCGCTGA
- the rpsT gene encoding 30S ribosomal protein S20, producing MANIKSQKKRILTNEKARQRNNAVKSELKTAVRAVNQAIDAGDKETAGTALAHASRKLDKAVSKGVIHSNQAANRKSAIAKKVSGLNG from the coding sequence GTGGCTAATATCAAGTCCCAGAAGAAGCGCATTCTCACCAACGAGAAGGCGCGTCAGCGCAACAACGCGGTCAAGTCGGAGCTGAAGACGGCCGTTCGCGCCGTCAACCAGGCCATCGACGCCGGTGATAAGGAAACCGCTGGCACCGCACTGGCACACGCCAGCCGCAAGCTGGACAAAGCGGTCAGCAAGGGTGTTATCCACAGCAACCAGGCTGCCAACCGCAAGTCGGCCATCGCCAAGAAGGTCAGCGGCCTGAACGGCTAA
- the lepA gene encoding translation elongation factor 4 — MSPMARTAPVPAATDPAIIRNFCIIAHIDHGKSTLADRMLQLTGVVEQRDMKAQYLDRMDIERERGITIKSQAVRIPWEVDGEAFCLNMIDTPGHVDFTYEVSRSLAACEGAILLVDAAQGIEAQTLANLYLAMENNLTIIPVLNKIDLPAAQPEKYAAELAGLIGGDPEDVLLVSGKTGVGVEALLDKIVRDLPAPVGDPDAPARAMIFDSVYDTYRGVVTYVRVVDGNLSPRERIQMMSTRASHELLEIGVSSPEPTPSKGLGVGEVGYLITGVKDVRQSKVGDTVTNLAKPAAESLGGYQDPKPMVFSGLYPMDGTDYPILRDALDKLKLNDAALIYEPETSAALGFGFRVGFLGLLHLEIVRERLEREFNLDLISTAPNVVYEVTLEDKKVVTVTNPSEFPVGKIAEVREPMVSATILAPNEFVGAIMELCQSRRGIMGGMDYLSEDRVEIRYRLPLAEIVFDFFDILKSKTRGYGSLDWKADGEQVADLVKVDILLQGEQVDAFSAITHRDKAYPYGVMMTGKLRELIPRQQFEVPIQAAIGARIIARESIRAIRKDVLAKCYGGDITRKRKLLEKQKEGKKRMKMVGRVEVPQEAFIAALSSDEHVKDKAKK; from the coding sequence GTGTCACCCATGGCCCGCACCGCGCCGGTGCCCGCCGCGACCGATCCGGCGATCATCAGGAACTTCTGCATCATCGCCCACATCGACCACGGGAAGTCCACCTTGGCGGACCGGATGCTGCAGTTGACCGGCGTCGTCGAGCAGCGCGACATGAAGGCGCAGTATCTGGACCGGATGGATATCGAACGGGAACGCGGCATCACGATCAAGTCGCAGGCGGTCCGGATTCCCTGGGAGGTCGACGGCGAGGCCTTCTGCCTCAACATGATCGACACTCCCGGCCACGTGGATTTCACCTATGAGGTCTCCCGCTCGCTGGCCGCCTGCGAAGGCGCGATCCTGCTCGTGGACGCGGCACAGGGCATCGAAGCGCAGACTTTGGCGAACCTCTACCTCGCGATGGAAAACAATCTGACCATCATCCCGGTACTGAACAAAATCGATCTGCCCGCAGCGCAGCCGGAGAAATACGCGGCAGAACTCGCCGGCTTGATCGGCGGCGACCCGGAGGACGTGCTGTTGGTGTCCGGCAAGACCGGAGTCGGTGTGGAGGCGCTGCTGGACAAGATCGTCCGCGATTTGCCTGCTCCGGTCGGCGACCCCGATGCGCCAGCGCGCGCGATGATCTTCGACTCGGTCTACGACACCTACCGCGGCGTGGTGACCTACGTCCGCGTCGTGGACGGCAACCTGAGTCCGCGGGAGCGGATCCAGATGATGTCCACCCGGGCCAGCCACGAACTGCTGGAAATCGGCGTCAGTTCACCGGAACCTACGCCGTCGAAAGGCCTGGGCGTCGGCGAGGTGGGCTATTTGATCACCGGCGTGAAGGACGTGCGGCAGTCGAAAGTCGGCGATACCGTCACCAATCTGGCCAAGCCGGCAGCCGAATCGCTGGGCGGGTACCAAGATCCCAAACCGATGGTGTTTTCCGGCCTCTATCCGATGGACGGCACCGATTATCCGATCCTGCGGGACGCTTTGGACAAGCTCAAGCTCAACGACGCCGCCTTGATCTACGAACCGGAGACGTCGGCGGCACTGGGCTTCGGCTTCCGGGTCGGCTTCCTGGGTCTGCTGCACCTGGAGATCGTCCGGGAACGCTTGGAACGCGAATTCAACCTGGACCTGATTTCCACCGCGCCCAACGTGGTTTACGAAGTCACGCTCGAAGACAAAAAAGTGGTCACCGTGACAAATCCGAGCGAGTTCCCGGTCGGCAAGATCGCCGAAGTCCGGGAACCGATGGTGTCCGCGACGATTTTGGCGCCGAACGAATTCGTCGGTGCGATCATGGAACTGTGCCAGAGCCGGCGGGGCATCATGGGCGGCATGGATTACCTGTCCGAGGATCGGGTGGAGATCCGCTACCGGCTGCCGCTCGCGGAGATCGTTTTCGACTTCTTCGACATCCTCAAATCGAAGACCCGCGGTTACGGGTCTCTGGATTGGAAGGCCGACGGCGAACAGGTCGCCGACCTGGTCAAAGTGGACATCCTGCTGCAAGGCGAGCAAGTTGATGCGTTCAGTGCGATCACGCATCGGGACAAGGCCTACCCGTACGGCGTGATGATGACCGGCAAGCTGCGCGAACTGATTCCGCGGCAACAGTTCGAGGTGCCGATCCAGGCCGCGATCGGTGCCCGGATCATCGCCCGGGAAAGCATCAGAGCGATCCGCAAAGACGTGCTGGCGAAATGCTACGGCGGTGACATCACGCGTAAACGCAAGCTGCTGGAAAAGCAGAAAGAAGGCAAGAAGCGGATGAAGATGGTGGGCCGCGTCGAAGTCCCGCAGGAAGCGTTCATCGCCGCGCTGTCCTCGGATGAGCACGTCAAGGACAAAGCGAAGAAATAG
- the hemW gene encoding radical SAM family heme chaperone HemW, translating to MPSTLPEGEKAPADGVLPAQAAAGAAERGFGLYAHIPFCAVRCGYCDFNTYTAKELGGGASQAAYAGTAVAEVEFAAAALRASGVPERKLQTVFFGGGTPTLLPAADLAAMLKAAVAHWGIAEGAEVTTEANPDSVTPESLQELAAAGFTRVSFGMQSAVPHVLRVLDRTHQPERVPQAVAWARAAGLQVSLDLIYGTPGESAADWQVSLETALACEPDHVSAYALIIESGTKLAAQIRRGEVPGIDDDDHAEKYATADRLLGEAGFTWYEVSNWARTPADECRHNLAYWRGDDWWGIGPGAHSHVGGVRWWNVKHPIAYAQRLRDGLSPAAGREILDASTRELERVMLAARLAVGIPIASLADGGKRAVAGLIARELIQPAAAFAGQLALTLKGRLLADAVVRELLP from the coding sequence ATGCCCAGTACTCTGCCGGAAGGCGAAAAGGCCCCGGCCGACGGCGTGCTCCCGGCCCAGGCGGCCGCGGGTGCCGCCGAGCGCGGATTCGGCCTGTATGCGCACATTCCGTTTTGTGCGGTGCGCTGCGGGTATTGCGACTTCAACACCTATACCGCGAAGGAACTCGGCGGCGGGGCTTCGCAGGCAGCTTACGCCGGCACCGCGGTCGCGGAGGTCGAATTCGCTGCTGCGGCGTTGCGCGCTTCCGGCGTTCCGGAGCGGAAACTGCAGACCGTGTTCTTCGGCGGTGGAACCCCGACATTGCTGCCGGCCGCAGACTTGGCGGCGATGCTCAAAGCCGCGGTCGCGCACTGGGGAATCGCCGAGGGCGCCGAGGTCACCACCGAGGCGAACCCGGATTCGGTGACGCCCGAATCGCTGCAGGAATTGGCCGCTGCCGGATTCACCAGGGTTTCCTTCGGCATGCAATCCGCGGTTCCGCACGTGCTCCGGGTGCTCGACCGCACGCATCAACCGGAGCGGGTGCCGCAGGCCGTCGCCTGGGCCCGGGCAGCGGGCCTGCAGGTGAGTTTGGACTTGATCTACGGAACACCGGGGGAGTCGGCAGCGGACTGGCAGGTCTCGCTGGAAACCGCCTTGGCCTGTGAACCCGATCATGTCTCCGCCTACGCCTTGATCATCGAATCCGGGACCAAGCTGGCTGCCCAGATCCGCCGCGGCGAGGTCCCCGGAATCGATGATGACGACCATGCCGAGAAGTACGCAACAGCCGATCGGCTTCTGGGCGAAGCCGGCTTCACATGGTACGAAGTGAGCAACTGGGCGCGGACTCCGGCCGACGAATGCCGGCACAATCTCGCCTATTGGCGCGGCGACGACTGGTGGGGGATCGGGCCTGGTGCGCATTCCCACGTAGGCGGGGTGCGCTGGTGGAACGTCAAACACCCGATCGCCTATGCGCAGCGGCTCCGCGATGGCTTGTCGCCGGCCGCCGGGCGGGAAATCCTCGACGCCTCGACCCGGGAGTTGGAACGGGTGATGCTCGCGGCGCGACTGGCCGTGGGGATCCCGATCGCTTCCTTGGCAGACGGCGGCAAACGCGCGGTAGCCGGATTGATCGCCCGGGAATTGATACAACCGGCGGCCGCCTTCGCAGGGCAACTCGCATTGACGCTCAAAGGCCGGCTGCTTGCCGACGCGGTGGTCCGCGAATTGCTTCCCTGA
- a CDS encoding DUF4870 domain-containing protein: protein MPRHQERRTQQFQAVSPDALPLTASEDRQFAFLAHCGGILGFIPSLVIYLIFRDRGPFTAQESKEALNFTLPPTILAALANILALLIPVAGSVFAILAVLIWVFLTVFSVIAAIHVNRGNPYRYPVNLRLIH, encoded by the coding sequence GTGCCGAGGCACCAGGAGCGCCGGACCCAGCAGTTTCAGGCAGTTTCCCCCGATGCCCTGCCGCTGACGGCGAGCGAAGACCGGCAATTCGCGTTTCTGGCGCATTGCGGAGGCATTCTCGGGTTCATTCCGTCATTGGTGATCTATCTCATTTTCCGGGACCGCGGACCATTCACCGCGCAGGAATCCAAAGAAGCACTCAATTTCACCTTGCCGCCGACGATTCTCGCCGCATTGGCGAATATCCTGGCCTTGCTAATTCCGGTTGCCGGCTCGGTCTTCGCGATTCTCGCCGTGCTCATCTGGGTTTTCCTGACGGTATTCTCGGTGATTGCAGCAATCCATGTGAATCGCGGAAACCCATACCGCTATCCGGTGAATCTCCGGCTCATCCACTGA